The following are encoded together in the Scytonema millei VB511283 genome:
- a CDS encoding sensor histidine kinase, whose product MHSYSYQCDRDSHKLVSNMKIRQKLTIGFVGTSLLVGSIGCLALVVDKNIHNRIDRIQKKYIYEFEFSGRAIADIQAVNVATHKLSIGEIHIYSRGEVVALIESKLNKIENNIDDRIQKNDPVLITSFETDLTREESEKSYQSLKLLKANFFRYKTLVTQYLQLLSTNEWDAKQLLADKLEWYVEKSLLPAIEEYRQRAENSLSTEVRETEKMFLMGERAIVSSTLAAVITAIVVGYFISRSILKPIDKLKAAATQVGEGHLETRVAIDSHDELGVLADAFNHMILGLSRTTVSQIYLDKILSSMSDLLIVTNPERIVTKVNQATLNLLGFSESELLGKSIDFFLSQNTNLSVYTLADRGLNLNLETYLLTAEGRAIPVSFSSSAIVDEQGNKQGFVCVARDITEKQRIEAAMLQVRIAEAAKAETDRALQQEKHLNEMKSKFISIASHEFRTPLTTILSSTELVRDYGYKWTEERKNQHFQRIANSVKHMTGLLNDVLLIGKAEAGKIEFDPHSIDVVSFCQELIEEIEIIAKNHKVLFHCKRQYIHACMDEKLLRHIFSNLLSNAIKYSPKRVFEKWVG is encoded by the coding sequence ATGCATAGCTATAGCTATCAGTGCGATCGCGACTCCCATAAATTGGTTTCTAACATGAAGATTCGTCAAAAGTTAACCATAGGTTTTGTCGGGACTTCTTTATTAGTAGGCTCGATCGGTTGTCTAGCATTGGTTGTCGATAAAAATATTCACAATCGTATAGATCGAATCCAGAAAAAATATATTTATGAATTCGAGTTTTCTGGTCGGGCGATCGCTGACATACAAGCGGTGAATGTAGCAACGCATAAACTTTCAATTGGAGAAATACATATATATAGTAGAGGAGAAGTCGTTGCACTAATTGAATCTAAATTAAACAAGATAGAAAATAATATAGATGATAGAATTCAGAAAAACGATCCGGTATTAATAACAAGTTTTGAAACCGACCTTACGAGGGAAGAGTCTGAAAAAAGTTATCAAAGTCTTAAATTATTAAAAGCAAATTTTTTCAGATACAAAACTCTTGTCACGCAATATTTACAGCTCCTATCAACTAATGAGTGGGATGCAAAGCAGCTTTTGGCAGATAAATTAGAATGGTATGTAGAAAAAAGCTTATTGCCCGCGATCGAGGAATACAGGCAGCGTGCTGAAAATAGCTTATCAACTGAAGTTAGAGAAACCGAAAAAATGTTTCTCATGGGGGAGCGTGCGATCGTCTCCTCAACTTTAGCTGCTGTCATAACTGCCATTGTTGTAGGTTATTTCATTTCTCGTTCTATTCTCAAACCAATCGATAAGCTAAAAGCAGCAGCTACTCAGGTTGGAGAAGGTCATTTAGAAACTAGGGTGGCGATCGATTCTCACGATGAACTCGGAGTTTTAGCTGATGCTTTTAATCACATGATATTAGGTTTATCTAGAACAACAGTATCTCAAATCTATTTAGATAAAATTCTCAGTTCAATGTCAGATTTACTGATTGTAACTAATCCAGAACGCATTGTTACTAAGGTAAATCAAGCAACACTCAATTTACTAGGGTTTTCAGAAAGCGAATTACTCGGTAAATCGATCGATTTTTTTCTCAGCCAAAACACAAACTTGAGTGTTTATACATTAGCCGATCGCGGGTTAAATCTCAATCTTGAAACCTACCTATTAACAGCCGAAGGTAGAGCGATTCCAGTATCTTTTAGTTCTTCTGCTATTGTGGACGAACAGGGTAACAAGCAGGGGTTCGTTTGTGTAGCGCGAGATATCACTGAAAAGCAAAGAATAGAAGCGGCAATGTTACAAGTCAGAATCGCTGAAGCTGCCAAAGCAGAAACCGATCGAGCTTTGCAACAAGAAAAGCATTTGAATGAGATGAAAAGCAAATTTATCTCTATAGCTTCTCATGAATTTCGCACACCATTAACCACAATTCTATCTTCGACAGAGTTAGTACGAGATTACGGCTATAAATGGACGGAAGAGCGCAAAAACCAACATTTTCAGAGAATTGCTAATTCTGTAAAACATATGACCGGACTCTTAAATGATGTACTTTTAATTGGTAAAGCAGAAGCTGGAAAAATTGAATTCGATCCCCACTCGATTGATGTCGTCAGCTTTTGTCAAGAACTCATAGAGGAAATAGAAATAATTGCCAAAAACCATAAGGTCTTATTTCATTGCAAGCGTCAGTATATCCATGCTTGTATGGATGAAAAGCTCCTGCGACACATTTTTAGTAATTTGCTCTCAAATGCAATCAAATATTCTCCTAAGAGGGTGTTTGAAAAGTGGGTTGGGTAG
- a CDS encoding transposase, giving the protein MSKAYPSNLTLAQYEFLSDMIPEPKLGGRPRTVNMWEIFNAIF; this is encoded by the coding sequence ATGAGTAAAGCTTATCCCAGCAACTTGACTCTTGCCCAATATGAATTTCTGAGTGACATGATTCCAGAGCCTAAACTAGGTGGTCGTCCCCGTACAGTCAATATGTGGGAGATTTTCAACGCAATTTTCTA
- a CDS encoding IS5 family transposase: protein QYEFLSDMIPEPKLGGRPRTVNMWEIFNAIFYVLCEGVQWRALPSDFPAWQTVYTYFRNWRIDGTWLKLHDSLREWFRIEQQRHPSPSEAIIDSQSVKSTAMVHEAVGYDAGKQIKGRKRFMSVDTLGLVLRVLVTAASVGEREGGKQVLQKVKQMGKKVSRLTTIWVDGGFDGTSFMMWVMDFCRWIVQVVLRPEQTKGFVLLKKRWVVERTFGWLMGCRRLVRDYELLPQTSETFIYLAMIRIMVRRLA from the coding sequence CCCAATATGAATTTCTGAGTGACATGATTCCAGAGCCTAAACTAGGTGGTCGTCCCCGTACAGTCAATATGTGGGAGATTTTCAACGCAATTTTCTATGTGTTGTGCGAAGGGGTACAATGGCGAGCACTACCGAGTGACTTTCCAGCATGGCAGACTGTATACACTTATTTCCGTAACTGGCGCATTGATGGGACATGGTTGAAGCTTCACGACAGCCTGCGAGAGTGGTTCAGAATCGAGCAGCAGCGTCATCCCAGTCCATCAGAAGCGATTATCGATAGCCAAAGTGTGAAAAGCACCGCGATGGTACATGAAGCGGTGGGCTATGATGCGGGCAAACAAATCAAAGGACGCAAGCGGTTTATGAGTGTCGATACTTTGGGGTTAGTATTGCGGGTATTGGTCACAGCCGCCAGTGTTGGAGAACGAGAGGGAGGTAAACAAGTACTCCAGAAGGTAAAACAGATGGGTAAAAAGGTGTCCCGTTTGACAACCATTTGGGTCGATGGCGGCTTTGACGGTACATCGTTCATGATGTGGGTGATGGACTTCTGCCGTTGGATTGTGCAAGTGGTGCTGCGACCAGAACAAACTAAGGGTTTCGTGTTGCTCAAAAAACGTTGGGTGGTGGAGCGCACTTTCGGCTGGCTAATGGGGTGTCGGCGATTAGTCAGAGACTATGAATTATTGCCCCAAACCTCCGAGACTTTTATCTACCTTGCCATGATCCGTATCATGGTTAGGCGGCTGGCATAA
- a CDS encoding sensor histidine kinase has product MSPFKTFQTSSKGGTVNFELICQLEHLVFQVQDQGIGIPQTELSQLFDTFHRASNVGTIPGTGLGLAIVKKSVEAHQGQITVESEIGVGTTFQVTLPLYEVCPTKDSYQ; this is encoded by the coding sequence ATCTCACCCTTCAAAACTTTTCAAACATCCTCTAAAGGTGGTACTGTCAATTTCGAGCTAATTTGTCAATTAGAACATCTCGTTTTTCAAGTTCAAGACCAAGGGATCGGTATTCCGCAAACAGAACTATCCCAATTATTTGATACGTTTCATCGGGCTAGTAATGTCGGTACAATTCCAGGCACGGGATTAGGACTTGCTATTGTCAAAAAGTCTGTAGAAGCCCATCAGGGACAAATTACGGTAGAAAGTGAAATTGGCGTAGGTACGACATTTCAAGTTACCCTACCACTTTACGAGGTTTGCCCAACTAAGGACAGTTATCAGTGA
- a CDS encoding DoxX family protein has product MSTTTFLATILKPNTSPNFWSQTAWAVLRAVVGIVMIHNGLDKLGNIESFSQAYVEYIGLPFPIFFSYLAALTETIGAPLVAIGFLTRPAAFGLFGTMCVAMYHHILVAGLNLSYLELSAVYAVCFLFFTVNGGGLFSTDALIANWLDASAFSMQAKRIMRLEKAYQAQSVAEMVSKS; this is encoded by the coding sequence ATGTCTACAACCACCTTTTTAGCTACCATTCTCAAACCCAACACTAGCCCTAACTTCTGGTCGCAGACTGCTTGGGCTGTCCTGCGTGCTGTCGTAGGGATTGTCATGATACATAATGGCTTAGACAAACTGGGTAATATCGAAAGCTTTTCTCAAGCTTACGTCGAGTATATTGGTTTACCCTTCCCGATCTTTTTCAGCTACTTAGCCGCATTAACCGAAACAATCGGCGCGCCACTGGTCGCAATTGGCTTTTTGACCCGTCCGGCTGCTTTTGGTCTATTCGGAACCATGTGTGTAGCAATGTACCATCACATCTTGGTTGCTGGCTTAAATCTGTCTTATCTAGAACTCTCTGCTGTTTATGCAGTTTGCTTTCTTTTCTTCACCGTCAATGGTGGTGGACTATTCTCCACGGATGCGTTGATTGCTAACTGGCTCGATGCTAGTGCTTTCTCTATGCAAGCGAAGCGGATTATGCGGTTAGAAAAAGCTTATCAGGCTCAGAGTGTGGCGGAGATGGTAAGTAAGTCGTAA
- a CDS encoding glycosyltransferase produces the protein MIPTYERSRYLSEAIESVLAQTSERELDRFQIEVVDNCSTNKAIESIVSQYKGKVSFYRQPKTVDIYTNWNTCIERALGIYIHILHDDDLVGAGFYHRLEIAFKTNPEIGAACCRHQHIDETGRRLKYISRLHRKKAGIIPNFIEKIAISSLFDPPAVTVKKEVYEHLGKFNAQMESSADHEMWIRIAVNYKVWFEPQVLAFYRVHNNTITSTVLSSGYNLVCARRVIQTFDRLLPSHLCWRLTKQALEECGKYGIKLAFRALSKGDLRTTCNQIREVLRSTHSLKVLSIILLVPWLAMLAFLWRAFRKIFVTIA, from the coding sequence ATGATCCCAACTTATGAGCGATCGAGATATTTATCAGAAGCAATAGAGAGCGTATTAGCTCAAACATCCGAACGAGAATTAGATCGATTTCAAATAGAAGTAGTAGATAACTGTTCGACTAATAAAGCGATCGAAAGCATAGTTTCTCAATACAAAGGGAAAGTTAGTTTTTATCGCCAGCCAAAAACAGTAGATATTTATACAAATTGGAACACTTGTATAGAAAGGGCGCTAGGAATATACATACATATTTTGCATGACGACGATCTTGTTGGTGCTGGATTTTATCATCGGCTGGAAATCGCTTTTAAGACTAACCCTGAAATTGGAGCAGCTTGCTGTCGCCACCAACATATAGACGAGACAGGTCGCCGTCTAAAATATATCTCCCGCTTACATAGAAAAAAGGCAGGCATCATCCCCAACTTTATTGAAAAAATTGCCATTAGTTCTCTTTTCGATCCTCCAGCCGTGACCGTCAAAAAAGAAGTTTACGAGCATCTGGGAAAATTTAATGCTCAAATGGAGAGTTCTGCGGATCATGAAATGTGGATTAGGATAGCAGTTAATTATAAAGTTTGGTTTGAGCCACAAGTGTTGGCTTTTTATAGAGTACATAACAATACGATTACATCTACTGTTCTCTCGTCAGGATATAACTTAGTCTGTGCTAGACGTGTCATCCAAACATTCGATCGCCTGCTTCCCTCCCACCTCTGCTGGAGGCTAACCAAACAAGCATTAGAAGAATGTGGCAAGTATGGAATTAAACTTGCGTTTCGAGCGCTGAGTAAAGGAGATTTGAGAACTACGTGCAATCAAATTAGAGAAGTCTTGAGGAGTACTCATTCGCTCAAAGTTCTGAGCATCATATTATTAGTGCCGTGGCTAGCAATGCTTGCCTTTTTGTGGAGAGCGTTTAGAAAAATATTTGTCACGATCGCATAA
- a CDS encoding M48 family metalloprotease yields MKPAWTRLAIALNAALLVSGTPVMAIPPAPTENNPTQQPAEPPTFELETSASRITTIVEQRKKLIEADRLHQAGQHAEAEKLYREVKEPFTTPIEVKQRPEPIVDATQLSPAGKVYWREAEAGIAQNLQTRTLVPLRLLVEEYPQFIPGHLQLAAALNQQGHPKEAIDVLERATSLYPNRPELVKAKIEAFVAEKKWMEASIAARRFAILNSNQPSATEFTQLADLHLDNYTRHLRRKLRGNAIANVITGVAGYALTGSLLGPLSALQTGSMLLRGESSIGKSIAKDAREQLPMVEDKIVIDYVNEIGQKLAKVTGRDDFQYEFYVVLDNNLNAFALPGGKVFVNAGAIAKTESEAELAGLLAHELSHAVLSHGFQLAAEGNLLANVTQYIPYGGTVTNIFAMRYSRDMERQADALGTRLIAASGYAADGLRDLLVTLKEQDKRGEPPAWLSSHPPTGDRIRYVEELIQRNGYNRYTYEGVARHAEMKARVEKILIQKELITKKKHHR; encoded by the coding sequence ATGAAACCCGCCTGGACTCGACTGGCGATCGCTTTAAATGCAGCTTTGCTTGTCTCTGGAACGCCAGTGATGGCGATACCCCCTGCGCCAACAGAAAATAACCCCACCCAACAACCAGCGGAACCACCCACATTTGAACTAGAAACCAGTGCTTCCCGCATAACAACAATTGTCGAGCAGAGAAAAAAACTAATTGAAGCGGATCGTCTGCATCAAGCCGGACAGCACGCAGAAGCAGAAAAACTCTATCGAGAAGTCAAAGAGCCTTTTACTACCCCTATAGAAGTTAAACAGCGTCCAGAACCGATTGTTGATGCAACTCAGCTATCGCCAGCAGGAAAGGTTTATTGGCGGGAAGCAGAAGCAGGTATCGCTCAAAATCTACAAACGAGAACCTTGGTTCCCTTGCGATTATTAGTAGAAGAGTATCCCCAATTCATCCCCGGACATCTGCAACTAGCAGCAGCACTGAATCAACAAGGTCATCCTAAAGAAGCGATCGATGTTTTGGAACGCGCAACATCTCTTTATCCCAATCGACCGGAGTTAGTCAAAGCCAAAATAGAAGCTTTTGTGGCTGAAAAAAAATGGATGGAAGCCTCGATCGCCGCGCGAAGATTTGCAATTCTCAATTCCAACCAACCCAGTGCTACAGAATTTACTCAACTAGCCGACCTGCATTTAGACAACTATACGCGACATCTGCGTCGCAAGTTGCGGGGAAATGCGATCGCCAATGTGATTACTGGGGTAGCGGGATATGCCCTTACAGGTAGTCTATTGGGTCCGCTGTCGGCTTTGCAAACAGGCTCGATGCTGTTGCGGGGTGAATCATCCATCGGTAAATCGATCGCCAAAGATGCGCGAGAACAATTACCAATGGTAGAAGACAAAATAGTCATTGATTATGTGAATGAAATTGGACAAAAACTCGCTAAAGTTACAGGTCGTGACGATTTTCAATATGAGTTTTACGTCGTTTTAGATAATAATTTAAACGCTTTTGCCTTACCAGGTGGCAAGGTATTTGTGAATGCAGGAGCGATCGCCAAAACTGAATCTGAGGCAGAGTTGGCTGGATTACTGGCACACGAATTATCTCACGCCGTCCTTTCCCACGGGTTTCAGTTAGCGGCTGAAGGCAATTTACTGGCGAATGTGACTCAATATATTCCCTATGGTGGAACTGTGACAAACATTTTTGCCATGAGATACAGTCGCGATATGGAACGCCAAGCAGATGCTTTAGGGACGAGATTAATTGCAGCTAGCGGCTATGCAGCTGATGGTTTACGCGATCTGTTAGTGACGCTGAAAGAACAAGACAAAAGGGGAGAACCGCCAGCATGGTTATCTTCTCACCCCCCAACAGGCGATCGCATTCGCTATGTCGAAGAACTGATTCAACGCAATGGCTACAACCGTTATACCTACGAAGGAGTAGCGCGTCATGCCGAAATGAAAGCAAGGGTGGAAAAAATTTTAATTCAGAAGGAACTGATAACTAAGAAAAAGCATCATCGATAA
- a CDS encoding COP23 domain-containing protein: MSAKTFKLQLLRGLSLSMGLALLLAHETAMAFPRQGMIIAQDNSRSSDRNNRSTNRDRDVVVDTEGDTAPTSRRNPGSSDPVTRATRFSCQTLNGEYTVVYQPESQPGEFFQWARPSNMGGGWNSQRRCNEIARRLESYRPDGLLEMTTGVENSYNTVCVTTEKDPSCRIVFTVPPGQDPISTRDRVFENLTVADSGQQTDAVSTYQGRQSEISDLINMGREVLGGKKRNSAKNINLKPFLDAKDGGTGAELDDAVQVKQNSSHSRLNPGNFR; the protein is encoded by the coding sequence ATGTCTGCAAAAACTTTTAAATTGCAATTGTTAAGAGGTTTGAGTTTATCAATGGGGTTAGCCTTGCTGTTAGCACATGAAACTGCAATGGCTTTTCCCCGTCAAGGGATGATAATAGCTCAAGATAATTCTCGTTCCAGCGATCGCAATAATCGCTCGACCAACCGCGATCGCGATGTTGTCGTAGATACAGAAGGCGATACCGCGCCTACTTCTCGTCGCAATCCTGGCAGTTCAGATCCCGTTACCAGAGCGACGCGATTTAGCTGTCAGACCTTAAATGGCGAGTACACTGTAGTTTACCAGCCAGAAAGCCAGCCAGGAGAATTTTTTCAGTGGGCAAGACCATCAAATATGGGTGGTGGTTGGAATTCTCAAAGACGTTGTAACGAAATTGCTCGTCGTTTAGAATCTTACCGTCCCGATGGTTTATTAGAGATGACCACAGGGGTTGAAAATAGTTACAACACTGTTTGCGTCACGACTGAAAAAGATCCGTCCTGTCGGATTGTTTTTACCGTACCACCAGGACAAGACCCCATATCAACTCGCGATCGCGTCTTTGAAAACCTTACCGTAGCTGATAGCGGACAGCAAACTGATGCAGTCAGTACCTATCAGGGAAGACAGAGCGAAATTAGCGATCTCATTAACATGGGTCGTGAAGTTTTGGGTGGAAAAAAACGCAATAGTGCTAAGAATATTAACCTCAAACCCTTCTTAGATGCCAAGGATGGTGGTACTGGAGCAGAACTTGACGATGCCGTACAAGTCAAGCAAAATAGCTCTCATTCGCGGTTAAATCCTGGTAATTTTCGTTAG
- a CDS encoding class I SAM-dependent methyltransferase, whose protein sequence is MHLKTRIPLFLRIICGLCLIVFCLGFNVGSAAADVETQSNPINTKVYEYRSPSADGIGKFYLGREIAKVMGHTGALWLERPSREREERPTKAIAALDLKPTDVVADIGAGTGYFSFRLAKVVPQGKVFAVDVQPEMLDIIEFLKQENKITNVEPVLGAIANPNLPTNSIDLALMVDAYHEFSHPNEMMKELVKALKPAGRVVLVEYRRENPFIQIKTLHKMTQKQARKEMQAIGLQWQTTKDVLPSQHIMIFTKSDVNG, encoded by the coding sequence ATGCACTTGAAAACACGTATTCCATTATTTCTACGCATCATTTGCGGACTGTGCTTAATTGTCTTTTGTTTAGGATTTAATGTTGGTAGCGCCGCCGCAGATGTAGAAACACAATCTAACCCAATAAATACAAAAGTTTATGAATACCGTTCTCCAAGTGCAGATGGGATAGGTAAGTTTTACCTGGGTAGAGAAATTGCTAAAGTGATGGGACATACGGGAGCTTTATGGCTAGAACGTCCGAGCCGAGAACGGGAAGAACGACCAACAAAAGCGATCGCAGCTCTCGATTTAAAGCCTACGGATGTAGTGGCAGATATTGGCGCTGGTACGGGATATTTTAGTTTTCGGCTAGCGAAAGTCGTACCTCAAGGTAAAGTATTTGCTGTTGACGTTCAACCAGAAATGTTAGACATAATTGAGTTTCTCAAACAAGAAAACAAAATCACAAATGTAGAACCTGTTTTAGGTGCGATCGCTAATCCTAACTTACCTACAAATAGTATCGATTTAGCTTTGATGGTAGATGCATATCATGAATTTTCTCATCCCAACGAAATGATGAAAGAATTAGTAAAAGCTCTCAAGCCAGCCGGAAGAGTGGTACTAGTTGAATATCGACGAGAAAATCCTTTTATTCAGATCAAAACCTTACATAAAATGACCCAAAAACAAGCCCGCAAAGAAATGCAAGCGATCGGTTTACAATGGCAGACAACAAAAGATGTTTTACCATCACAACATATTATGATATTTACTAAAAGTGATGTTAATGGTTGA
- a CDS encoding GNAT family N-acetyltransferase encodes MQIKLATSALDISRCFPIMVQLRSHLTQSEFLNRVQRQQQSGYFLVYVEKDDSIQAVAGCRLMETLIDGQLLYIDDLITDTSERSQGYGSALIDWLIDYAKSQGCVSLQLDSGVQRADAHRFYFRKGMTISSFRFKRSLQ; translated from the coding sequence ATGCAGATTAAACTGGCTACCTCAGCTCTCGATATATCGCGATGCTTTCCGATTATGGTGCAGTTGCGATCGCATTTGACACAATCAGAGTTTCTTAATCGCGTGCAACGCCAACAGCAATCTGGTTACTTTCTAGTCTACGTCGAGAAAGACGATTCAATTCAAGCCGTAGCTGGATGCAGATTGATGGAAACATTAATTGATGGGCAGCTACTTTATATTGACGATCTCATCACCGATACATCCGAGCGTTCTCAGGGTTATGGTAGTGCATTAATTGATTGGTTAATAGACTATGCTAAGTCGCAAGGGTGCGTTTCGCTGCAACTTGATAGCGGCGTACAACGTGCCGATGCTCACCGATTTTACTTTAGAAAAGGAATGACAATTAGTTCTTTTCGTTTTAAGCGGAGTTTACAGTAA
- a CDS encoding pentapeptide repeat-containing protein, translating to MTEKQPSSVQPSAVTLQSIAQDILTLLDRKALLELRAKIDSLLGLSVELSTSKPTPHPSEDAIAESPEPEHLAWLQKGVVTWNDWREQNRELVPDLQGANLSGFNLAFVNFAGVNLEYANLSGADMRGAFLKEANMKGANLYMADLIGVNCQQACLEAANLQGADIYKANLSHANLQEANLIQASIRRATLVGANLHRAKLKQADLLQANLVQTNLSQADLQKANMEGTNLIEANLEEANLLGANLNRANLCRAKLYKANILHAKINGVTLKGAVMPDGTVHGGGAAVISDQ from the coding sequence ATGACTGAAAAGCAGCCTAGTTCCGTACAGCCCTCTGCTGTAACGCTGCAATCCATTGCCCAAGATATCTTAACTTTATTAGATCGTAAAGCACTACTAGAGCTACGGGCAAAGATTGACAGTTTGTTGGGGCTGTCAGTCGAACTATCTACGTCCAAGCCAACGCCGCACCCCTCAGAAGATGCGATCGCAGAGTCTCCAGAACCAGAACATTTGGCATGGCTGCAAAAAGGAGTTGTAACCTGGAACGATTGGCGCGAACAAAATCGAGAACTCGTCCCAGATTTACAAGGAGCAAATTTAAGTGGATTCAATCTCGCTTTCGTCAATTTCGCTGGCGTAAATTTGGAATATGCCAACCTTAGTGGCGCTGATATGAGAGGAGCGTTTCTCAAAGAAGCAAACATGAAGGGGGCAAATCTCTACATGGCAGACCTCATAGGGGTAAACTGTCAGCAAGCCTGTTTAGAAGCAGCTAACCTCCAGGGAGCCGACATTTACAAAGCTAATTTGAGTCATGCAAATCTACAAGAGGCAAACCTGATTCAAGCTAGCATTCGCCGCGCTACATTAGTTGGGGCAAACTTGCATCGAGCCAAACTCAAACAGGCAGACTTATTGCAAGCAAACTTAGTTCAAACGAACTTGAGTCAAGCTGACTTGCAAAAGGCAAACATGGAAGGGACAAACCTAATTGAAGCCAATCTAGAAGAAGCAAATTTGCTAGGTGCTAACCTCAACCGTGCTAATCTCTGTCGAGCGAAGTTATACAAAGCAAACATACTTCACGCCAAAATCAATGGTGTCACCCTCAAGGGCGCTGTAATGCCAGATGGTACAGTTCATGGTGGCGGGGCAGCAGTTATCAGTGACCAGTGA